A genome region from Deltaproteobacteria bacterium includes the following:
- a CDS encoding ABC transporter substrate-binding protein, producing MRSSSCASSGGAVNFFTLATAAQFIVGLAWLLVPVVGHAQTLTKIQASYDGTAGFNLPIWILESTPIGKKYGFDIETVLTRGAQSTVGLIAGSFQYAQTALQSVMTANAQGGGLVVLGTSEFGFSYKFVARKEIRDPRQLKGGTVGVAAYGGNNHLSVRLALEKLGLAERDMTVIVAGNTAQRVQSLSIPGGMTATVLSPPSLFRAEKDGLSVLLDVREFGDYPNSSVITTRARIQSNFGEVKRFVQAWTEAIAFFKRNPKETQAILRKYLRIEDAEVVKATYDFFAEKLPRSQRISNRAFTLLSDGIRTLNPQAGKLSFEQVIDMRFVDEMERDGFIASLYR from the coding sequence TTGCGGAGCAGCAGTTGTGCGAGCAGCGGAGGTGCAGTGAACTTTTTCACTTTGGCGACAGCGGCGCAATTTATTGTGGGACTCGCTTGGTTGCTCGTCCCAGTCGTTGGTCACGCTCAGACTCTTACCAAGATTCAGGCATCCTATGACGGGACCGCCGGGTTTAATCTCCCCATATGGATTTTAGAGTCCACCCCGATCGGCAAAAAATACGGCTTCGATATTGAGACCGTGTTAACCCGCGGTGCTCAGAGCACGGTGGGGTTGATCGCTGGCAGCTTTCAGTATGCGCAAACCGCACTTCAGAGCGTAATGACGGCGAATGCCCAAGGCGGCGGTTTGGTGGTTCTGGGGACCTCGGAGTTCGGATTTTCCTACAAGTTTGTCGCGCGAAAGGAAATACGCGACCCAAGACAACTGAAGGGAGGAACTGTCGGGGTGGCCGCGTACGGCGGCAACAATCATCTTTCAGTTCGTCTCGCGCTCGAAAAACTCGGACTCGCGGAGCGAGACATGACGGTCATCGTTGCCGGAAACACGGCGCAGCGCGTTCAGTCGCTGAGTATCCCGGGCGGGATGACTGCCACGGTACTTTCACCGCCAAGTTTGTTTAGAGCGGAAAAGGATGGTCTCTCAGTATTATTGGACGTGCGCGAATTTGGCGATTACCCCAACAGTTCTGTGATTACGACGCGTGCGCGAATCCAAAGCAACTTCGGTGAGGTCAAACGCTTCGTGCAGGCTTGGACCGAAGCGATAGCGTTTTTCAAGCGCAACCCGAAGGAGACCCAAGCGATCCTGCGCAAGTATCTGCGCATTGAGGATGCTGAAGTGGTCAAAGCGACTTATGATTTTTTCGCGGAAAAACTTCCGCGGTCGCAGCGGATCTCCAACAGGGCATTCACTCTATTGTCCGACGGCATAAGAACCCTTAACCCTCAGGCTGGAAAATTGTCGTTCGAGCAAGTCATTGACATGCGCTTTGTCGACGAAATGGAACGAGATGGATTCATTGCGTCGCTTTACCGCTGA
- a CDS encoding ABC transporter substrate-binding protein has protein sequence MSRFFFALVVFLALGAHGVARAGQAELPIVEVALPEDGMFGLGGQYVVDKGIDRKHGFVMKPRWAALAESEKLVALGTVPLGIATAESAVRANLSDIKLRLIQPYQTPHNSILVRRDAPYKTLKDLQGKPFALPPEITSAYNQFDYMMRKEGIQIEKFFQLKKLGAAGISATLERGEVEAGYSWEAHASKLLATGKYRVLLTPRDEMNRILKTKVKMLGWLGTVDTWAAQNKPLIPKLRAAWQEMINGVQADEAHFMKNAKRLFGLESPEELKLGWFRSKEFFLPPNFPWPDKANLDIEKRYLRESTEMGIFPKEAMKVIDVMFIP, from the coding sequence ATGAGTCGATTCTTCTTCGCGCTGGTTGTTTTTTTGGCTCTGGGGGCGCACGGCGTGGCGCGCGCCGGTCAGGCGGAGCTGCCCATAGTGGAAGTGGCGCTGCCGGAAGACGGCATGTTCGGCCTGGGCGGCCAATATGTCGTCGACAAGGGCATCGACCGCAAGCATGGCTTCGTCATGAAGCCGCGCTGGGCGGCGCTGGCCGAATCGGAGAAGCTCGTGGCCCTCGGCACCGTGCCGCTGGGCATTGCCACCGCCGAGTCGGCTGTGCGGGCGAATCTAAGCGATATCAAGCTCAGGCTGATCCAACCCTATCAGACGCCGCACAATTCGATTCTCGTGCGCCGGGATGCGCCGTACAAAACTCTTAAGGACTTGCAGGGCAAACCCTTTGCGCTGCCGCCCGAAATCACCTCGGCGTACAACCAGTTCGATTACATGATGCGCAAAGAGGGCATCCAGATCGAAAAGTTTTTTCAATTGAAGAAACTCGGCGCCGCCGGCATCAGCGCGACGCTGGAGCGCGGCGAAGTGGAAGCCGGCTACAGTTGGGAAGCCCACGCGTCGAAGCTGCTCGCCACCGGCAAGTACCGAGTCCTACTCACGCCGCGCGACGAGATGAACCGGATTCTCAAGACCAAAGTGAAAATGCTCGGCTGGCTCGGTACGGTGGACACCTGGGCGGCGCAGAATAAGCCGCTGATTCCCAAGTTGCGCGCCGCCTGGCAGGAGATGATCAACGGCGTGCAAGCCGACGAAGCCCATTTCATGAAGAACGCCAAGCGCCTCTTCGGTCTGGAATCGCCGGAGGAGTTGAAGCTTGGTTGGTTCCGCAGCAAGGAGTTCTTCCTGCCGCCCAACTTCCCCTGGCCGGACAAAGCCAATCTCGATATCGAGAAGCGCTATCTGCGCGAAAGCACCGAGATGGGCATCTTTCCGAAAGAGGCGATGAAGGTGATCGATGTGATGTTTATTCCGTAG
- a CDS encoding ABC transporter ATP-binding protein encodes MAYVHVDNAVKYFSREDGSDMLVLDRVSFDTKEFGITCLLGPSGCGKSTLLNAISGLEKLDGGLVDVIGKGKASTGDARLGYVFQDARLLNWKTVEQNLSFALKGMQIPQAEWPERLSKYLDLVGLAEFRNQFPLYLSGGMRQRVGLARGLVIEPEVLLMDEPFSKLDQLTARRLREESLAICAKLKQTTVMVTHDVEEAAYMGDRIVILRARPARIVEIFDNPMAPGQRDVDDAEFIQFKKKLLNTVLQLMEGNEVMS; translated from the coding sequence ATGGCCTACGTGCATGTCGACAATGCGGTCAAGTATTTCTCCCGCGAAGACGGGTCGGACATGCTCGTGCTCGACCGGGTTTCATTCGATACCAAGGAATTCGGCATCACTTGCCTGCTCGGTCCGTCCGGTTGCGGCAAATCGACGCTGCTCAATGCCATTTCCGGACTGGAAAAACTCGACGGCGGCCTGGTGGACGTGATCGGCAAGGGCAAAGCTTCCACGGGCGATGCCCGGCTTGGTTACGTGTTCCAAGACGCCCGGCTGCTCAACTGGAAAACCGTCGAGCAGAACTTGAGCTTCGCGTTGAAAGGAATGCAGATTCCCCAGGCCGAGTGGCCGGAGCGGCTCAGTAAATATCTCGATCTCGTCGGTTTGGCTGAGTTCCGCAATCAGTTTCCGCTTTATCTCTCCGGCGGCATGCGCCAGCGCGTTGGTCTGGCGCGCGGCTTGGTGATCGAGCCGGAAGTTCTCTTGATGGACGAGCCGTTTAGCAAGCTCGATCAATTGACCGCACGCCGGCTGCGTGAAGAATCGCTGGCGATCTGCGCCAAACTCAAGCAGACCACGGTGATGGTCACCCACGATGTCGAGGAAGCGGCTTACATGGGCGACCGCATCGTTATACTGCGCGCGCGCCCGGCGCGTATCGTCGAGATCTTCGACAATCCGATGGCGCCGGGCCAGCGCGATGTCGACGACGCGGAGTTTATTCAGTTCAAGAAAAAACTGCTCAACACGGTTCTCCAACTCATGGAAGGAAACGAGGTGATGTCATGA